A part of Kryptolebias marmoratus isolate JLee-2015 linkage group LG8, ASM164957v2, whole genome shotgun sequence genomic DNA contains:
- the cep104 gene encoding centrosomal protein of 104 kDa isoform X2, whose product MPKKIGFIVISSSSHEDDFSAKELMVHAPTVNGWRSSRLCSYPQHITLQLVERSRIRKLQLLAHQYLIPAKVEFHIGDSLLETSPLRPSGQLQRLGYVSLSDNEKTGFKARELKSVHVDAIGMCLRITLHRNHNNCYNHYNQVALVAINVLGDSLDGSFFDTSPSREQLIEHYLNSTQQEAASDTTFMGKCGTISPFDDLAFDMYQDPQVAHIIRLLDQKKQDMVRQESFEEAKNLKQAIADLLKVGERLARYDVEKRCAIEKEDYDLAKKKKELMDEYRRTVYQQLEVHNLLDVATITSAAGPSPAQCPPPLLPSPARHPVPTKALLSTDTFRKGKKKSSHQHQLSVKQTVVPKHSSLPDIPFTSAAVPKMDVTSLPYDERPLPALQRKDRPVESIQSPAAEHSPKSDVQHTPQGPEMGGETEILTEKAQREAGLPIEVYGESLVAGAYSKTWGHREDALVTVHNRLLEVSSSAPREELRNMIRAAVMLVKKALLDKVTSVFHASLKLLRLILSQLIPSLGLGQADVTHCLEQTFPNLLARTGDSANRLRAAAIIFIQEMAVLKDVRALQIIPGELVKPFKSNFPSRLAQSRAELIEKLLQDLGTEKSGFTLENVIMFCTGALEHSAKEVRELAVRIMLAMYQQHRSAVLSYLPPSNAVARKNFLYKTLFDGFAKVDGKVVETQTLKKGGQKEKEEVHSPQEREQPAVLKDITEQENESAKGETPKKEQHKVNKESLKGVTKGPQRKPTGSVDNLQHSIKYLDNLCIFCGKKDESFTEDGLDIHYWKQCPMLRRCDECRQVVEIASFTEHLLGECESRSKFSQCSRCSEAVHTEDLTCHVQGPTCNSLSLRNGSTVNHCPLCHSNFPPGEEAWKTHLMGRDGCKQNSRRTALSQKTQPAQGRAVGETKLKQMLSVGAGPRARPMGRGSRIPSLTPLARKYTPGKR is encoded by the exons ATGCCCAAGAAGATAGGATTTATTGTAATCAGCTCTTCAAGTCATGAGGATGACTTCAGTGCAAAGGAGCTCATGGTCCACGCACCCACGGTCAACGGCTGGAGGTCCAGCAG gCTGTGCTCCTATCCTCAGCACATCACCCTTCAGCTGGTGGAGAGAAGCAGGATAAGGAAGCTGCAGCTTCTGGCTCACCAGTACCTGATCCCGGCAAAGGTTGAATTCCATATTGGAGACAGCCTCCTGGAAACCAGCCCTTTGAGGCCTTCTGGGCAGCTTCAGAGACTCGG GTATGTGTCTCTGTCAGATAATGAGAAGACGGGTTTTAAAGCTCGGGAGTTGAAGTCAGTCCATGTGGATGCCATTGGAATGTGTCTGAGAATAACCCTCCACAGGAACCATAACAACTGTTATAATCACTACAATCAG gTTGCTTTGGTTGCCATTAATGTTCTGGGAGATTCTTTGGACGGCAGTTTTTTTGACACATCA CCAAGCAGAGAGCAGCTGATTGAACACTACCTCAACAGTACCCAGCAGGAAGCCGCCTCGGACACCACTTTCATGGG AAAATGTGGGACCATCTCCCCCTTTGATGACTTGGCCTTCGATATGTACCAGGACCCTCAAGTTGCTCACATCATTCGTCTCCTGGACCAAAAGAAGCAGGACATGGTCCGACAGGAGAGCTTCGAGGAGGCTAAGAATCTGAAACAGGCCATTGCAGATCTGCTGAAG GTTGGAGAGCGTTTGGCTCGATATGATGTGGAGAAGCGATGTGCCATTGAGAAGGAGGACTACGACTTggccaagaagaagaaggagctgatGGACGAGTACAGGAGGACTGTTTACCAGCAGCTTGAAGTCCACAACCTGCTGGATGTGGCAACG ATCACCAGTGCAGCAGGTCCGTCCCCAGCCCAGTGTCCTCCTCCGCTTCTGCCTTCTCCAGCCCGTCATCCTGTTCCCACCAAGGCCCTGTTGTCTACAGACACATTCaggaaagggaaaaagaaaagctctcaTCAACACCAGCTGTCAGTCAAGCAGACTGTTGTTCCAAAACACAGCAGCCTACCTGACATACCTTTCACCTCTGCTGCTGTACCCAAGATGGAT GTTACCAGCTTGCCTTATGACGAGAGGCCGCTGCCGGCCCTTCAGAGGAAAGATCGGCCAGTGGAGAGCATCCAGAGTCCAGCAGCGGAGCATTCCCCTAAATCTGATGTTCAACACACACCACAAGGACCAGAAATGGGCGGAGAGACAGAAATCCTGACAGAGAAAGCCCAGAGAGAAGCTGGCCTTCCAATAGAGGTCTACGGAGAGAGCTTA GTTGCTGGAGCGTATTCTAAAACCTGGGGCCACAGAGAAGATGCCCTGGTGACTGTGCACAACAGACTGCTGGAAGTGTCCTCGTCAGCCCCCAGGGAGGAGCTGAGAAACATGATAAGAGCTGCAGTCATGCTGGTCAAGAAGGCCCTGCTGGATAAAGTTACATCT GTTTTCCACGCATCACTGAAGCTGCTTCGGTTAATTCTGAGCCAGCTGATCCCGAGTCTCGGTCTGGGCCAGGCTGATGTAACCCACTGCTTGGAGCAGACCTTTCCCAACTTGCTGGCCAGAACTGGAGACTCTGCGAACCGCCTGCGGGCTGCAGCCATCATCTTTATACAG GAAATGGCCGTTTTGAAGGATGTCCGGGCCTTGCAGATAATCCCCGGTGAACTGGTGAAGCCTTTCAAATCCAACTTCCCCTCACGCCTGGCTCAGAGTCGGGCGGAGCTGATCGAGAAACTCCTCCAGGATCTGGGGACAGAGAAATCTGGCTTCACCCTGGAAAATGTAATCATG TTTTGTACAGGTGCGTTGGAGCACAGCGCTAAAGAGGTGCGGGAGCTGGCGGTGCGCATCATGTTAGCCATGTATCAGCAGCACAGGTCTGCCGTCCTCAGCTACCTTCCACCCAGCAACGCTGTCGCACGGAAGAACTTCCTCTACAAAACCCTTTTTGACGGCTTTGCTAAGGTTGATGGCAAGGTGGTGGAAACTCAG ACTTTAAAGAAGGGTGGAcaaaaggagaaggaggaagtcCACTCTCCTCAGGAGCGGGAGCAGCCGGCTGTCCTGAAAGACATCACA GAGCAAGAGAATGAAAGCGCCAAAGGAGAAACACCCAAAAAGGAACAACACAAAGTCAATAAAGAGTCTCTAAAAG GTGTCACCAAAGGGCCTCAGAGGAAACCGACTGGCAGTGTGGATAATTTACAGCACTCTATCAAGTATTTGGACAA CTTGTGCATATTCTGTGGTAAAAAAGATGAGTCATTCACAGAAGATGGATTGGACATCCACTACTGGAAACAGTGTCCGATGCTGCGGCGCTGCGACGAATGCAGACAG GTAGTTGAGATAGCCAGTTTCACGGAGCACCTACTGGGGGAATGTGAGAGCAGGTCCAAGTTCAGCCAGTGTTCCCGCTGCTCGGAGGCTGTGCACACAGAAGATCTGACTTGTCACGTTCAGGGTCCAACCTGTAACT CCCTCAGCTTGAGGAACGGCTCCACCGTAAACCACTGCCCTTTGTGTCACAGCAACTTTCCCCCTGGAGAGGAG GCCTGGAAGACTCACCTCATGGGCAGAGACGGCTGTAAGCAGAACTCACGCAGGACTGCGCTATCCCAGAAAACCCAGCCAGCACAAG GCAGGGCTGTGGGTGAAACTAAGCTGAAGCAGATGCTGTCGGTTGGAGCCGGACCCAGAGCCAGGCCCATGGGCAGAGGCAGTCGGATCCCGTCCCTGACGCCCTTGGCAAGGAAATATACACCAGGGAAGCGTTGA
- the cep104 gene encoding centrosomal protein of 104 kDa isoform X3: protein MPKKIGFIVISSSSHEDDFSAKELMVHAPTVNGWRSSRLCSYPQHITLQLVERSRIRKLQLLAHQYLIPAKVEFHIGDSLLETSPLRPSGQLQRLGYVSLSDNEKTGFKARELKSVHVDAIGMCLRITLHRNHNNCYNHYNQVALVAINVLGDSLDGSFFDTSPSREQLIEHYLNSTQQEAASDTTFMGKCGTISPFDDLAFDMYQDPQVAHIIRLLDQKKQDMVRQESFEEAKNLKQAIADLLKVGERLARYDVEKRCAIEKEDYDLAKKKKELMDEYRRTVYQQLEVHNLLDVATITSAAGPSPAQCPPPLLPSPARHPVPTKALLSTDTFRKGKKKSSHQHQLSVKQTVVPKHSSLPDIPFTSAAVPKMDVTSLPYDERPLPALQRKDRPVESIQSPAAEHSPKSDVQHTPQGPEMGGETEILTEKAQREAGLPIEVYGESLVAGAYSKTWGHREDALVTVHNRLLEVSSSAPREELRNMIRAAVMLVKKALLDKVTSVFHASLKLLRLILSQLIPSLGLGQADVTHCLEQTFPNLLARTGDSANRLRAAAIIFIQEMAVLKDVRALQIIPGELVKPFKSNFPSRLAQSRAELIEKLLQDLGTEKSGFTLENVIMFCTGALEHSAKEVRELAVRIMLAMYQQHRSAVLSYLPPSNAVARKNFLYKTLFDGFAKVDGKVVETQTLKKGGQKEKEEVHSPQEREQPAVLKDITEQENESAKGETPKKEQHKVNKESLKGAKACVTKGPQRKPTGSVDNLQHSIKYLDNLCIFCGKKDESFTEDGLDIHYWKQCPMLRRCDECRQVVEIASFTEHLLGECESRSKFSQCSRCSEAVHTEDLTCHVQGPTCNSLSLRNGSTVNHCPLCHSNFPPGEEAWKTHLMGRDGCKQNSRRTALSQKTQPAQGLWVKLS from the exons ATGCCCAAGAAGATAGGATTTATTGTAATCAGCTCTTCAAGTCATGAGGATGACTTCAGTGCAAAGGAGCTCATGGTCCACGCACCCACGGTCAACGGCTGGAGGTCCAGCAG gCTGTGCTCCTATCCTCAGCACATCACCCTTCAGCTGGTGGAGAGAAGCAGGATAAGGAAGCTGCAGCTTCTGGCTCACCAGTACCTGATCCCGGCAAAGGTTGAATTCCATATTGGAGACAGCCTCCTGGAAACCAGCCCTTTGAGGCCTTCTGGGCAGCTTCAGAGACTCGG GTATGTGTCTCTGTCAGATAATGAGAAGACGGGTTTTAAAGCTCGGGAGTTGAAGTCAGTCCATGTGGATGCCATTGGAATGTGTCTGAGAATAACCCTCCACAGGAACCATAACAACTGTTATAATCACTACAATCAG gTTGCTTTGGTTGCCATTAATGTTCTGGGAGATTCTTTGGACGGCAGTTTTTTTGACACATCA CCAAGCAGAGAGCAGCTGATTGAACACTACCTCAACAGTACCCAGCAGGAAGCCGCCTCGGACACCACTTTCATGGG AAAATGTGGGACCATCTCCCCCTTTGATGACTTGGCCTTCGATATGTACCAGGACCCTCAAGTTGCTCACATCATTCGTCTCCTGGACCAAAAGAAGCAGGACATGGTCCGACAGGAGAGCTTCGAGGAGGCTAAGAATCTGAAACAGGCCATTGCAGATCTGCTGAAG GTTGGAGAGCGTTTGGCTCGATATGATGTGGAGAAGCGATGTGCCATTGAGAAGGAGGACTACGACTTggccaagaagaagaaggagctgatGGACGAGTACAGGAGGACTGTTTACCAGCAGCTTGAAGTCCACAACCTGCTGGATGTGGCAACG ATCACCAGTGCAGCAGGTCCGTCCCCAGCCCAGTGTCCTCCTCCGCTTCTGCCTTCTCCAGCCCGTCATCCTGTTCCCACCAAGGCCCTGTTGTCTACAGACACATTCaggaaagggaaaaagaaaagctctcaTCAACACCAGCTGTCAGTCAAGCAGACTGTTGTTCCAAAACACAGCAGCCTACCTGACATACCTTTCACCTCTGCTGCTGTACCCAAGATGGAT GTTACCAGCTTGCCTTATGACGAGAGGCCGCTGCCGGCCCTTCAGAGGAAAGATCGGCCAGTGGAGAGCATCCAGAGTCCAGCAGCGGAGCATTCCCCTAAATCTGATGTTCAACACACACCACAAGGACCAGAAATGGGCGGAGAGACAGAAATCCTGACAGAGAAAGCCCAGAGAGAAGCTGGCCTTCCAATAGAGGTCTACGGAGAGAGCTTA GTTGCTGGAGCGTATTCTAAAACCTGGGGCCACAGAGAAGATGCCCTGGTGACTGTGCACAACAGACTGCTGGAAGTGTCCTCGTCAGCCCCCAGGGAGGAGCTGAGAAACATGATAAGAGCTGCAGTCATGCTGGTCAAGAAGGCCCTGCTGGATAAAGTTACATCT GTTTTCCACGCATCACTGAAGCTGCTTCGGTTAATTCTGAGCCAGCTGATCCCGAGTCTCGGTCTGGGCCAGGCTGATGTAACCCACTGCTTGGAGCAGACCTTTCCCAACTTGCTGGCCAGAACTGGAGACTCTGCGAACCGCCTGCGGGCTGCAGCCATCATCTTTATACAG GAAATGGCCGTTTTGAAGGATGTCCGGGCCTTGCAGATAATCCCCGGTGAACTGGTGAAGCCTTTCAAATCCAACTTCCCCTCACGCCTGGCTCAGAGTCGGGCGGAGCTGATCGAGAAACTCCTCCAGGATCTGGGGACAGAGAAATCTGGCTTCACCCTGGAAAATGTAATCATG TTTTGTACAGGTGCGTTGGAGCACAGCGCTAAAGAGGTGCGGGAGCTGGCGGTGCGCATCATGTTAGCCATGTATCAGCAGCACAGGTCTGCCGTCCTCAGCTACCTTCCACCCAGCAACGCTGTCGCACGGAAGAACTTCCTCTACAAAACCCTTTTTGACGGCTTTGCTAAGGTTGATGGCAAGGTGGTGGAAACTCAG ACTTTAAAGAAGGGTGGAcaaaaggagaaggaggaagtcCACTCTCCTCAGGAGCGGGAGCAGCCGGCTGTCCTGAAAGACATCACA GAGCAAGAGAATGAAAGCGCCAAAGGAGAAACACCCAAAAAGGAACAACACAAAGTCAATAAAGAGTCTCTAAAAGGTGCCAAAGCAT GTGTCACCAAAGGGCCTCAGAGGAAACCGACTGGCAGTGTGGATAATTTACAGCACTCTATCAAGTATTTGGACAA CTTGTGCATATTCTGTGGTAAAAAAGATGAGTCATTCACAGAAGATGGATTGGACATCCACTACTGGAAACAGTGTCCGATGCTGCGGCGCTGCGACGAATGCAGACAG GTAGTTGAGATAGCCAGTTTCACGGAGCACCTACTGGGGGAATGTGAGAGCAGGTCCAAGTTCAGCCAGTGTTCCCGCTGCTCGGAGGCTGTGCACACAGAAGATCTGACTTGTCACGTTCAGGGTCCAACCTGTAACT CCCTCAGCTTGAGGAACGGCTCCACCGTAAACCACTGCCCTTTGTGTCACAGCAACTTTCCCCCTGGAGAGGAG GCCTGGAAGACTCACCTCATGGGCAGAGACGGCTGTAAGCAGAACTCACGCAGGACTGCGCTATCCCAGAAAACCCAGCCAGCACAAG GGCTGTGGGTGAAACTAAGCTGA
- the cep104 gene encoding centrosomal protein of 104 kDa isoform X4 produces MCLRITLHRNHNNCYNHYNQVALVAINVLGDSLDGSFFDTSPSREQLIEHYLNSTQQEAASDTTFMGKCGTISPFDDLAFDMYQDPQVAHIIRLLDQKKQDMVRQESFEEAKNLKQAIADLLKVGERLARYDVEKRCAIEKEDYDLAKKKKELMDEYRRTVYQQLEVHNLLDVATITSAAGPSPAQCPPPLLPSPARHPVPTKALLSTDTFRKGKKKSSHQHQLSVKQTVVPKHSSLPDIPFTSAAVPKMDVTSLPYDERPLPALQRKDRPVESIQSPAAEHSPKSDVQHTPQGPEMGGETEILTEKAQREAGLPIEVYGESLVAGAYSKTWGHREDALVTVHNRLLEVSSSAPREELRNMIRAAVMLVKKALLDKVTSVFHASLKLLRLILSQLIPSLGLGQADVTHCLEQTFPNLLARTGDSANRLRAAAIIFIQEMAVLKDVRALQIIPGELVKPFKSNFPSRLAQSRAELIEKLLQDLGTEKSGFTLENVIMFCTGALEHSAKEVRELAVRIMLAMYQQHRSAVLSYLPPSNAVARKNFLYKTLFDGFAKVDGKVVETQTLKKGGQKEKEEVHSPQEREQPAVLKDITEQENESAKGETPKKEQHKVNKESLKGAKACVTKGPQRKPTGSVDNLQHSIKYLDNLCIFCGKKDESFTEDGLDIHYWKQCPMLRRCDECRQVVEIASFTEHLLGECESRSKFSQCSRCSEAVHTEDLTCHVQGPTCNSLSLRNGSTVNHCPLCHSNFPPGEEAWKTHLMGRDGCKQNSRRTALSQKTQPAQGRAVGETKLKQMLSVGAGPRARPMGRGSRIPSLTPLARKYTPGKR; encoded by the exons ATGTGTCTGAGAATAACCCTCCACAGGAACCATAACAACTGTTATAATCACTACAATCAG gTTGCTTTGGTTGCCATTAATGTTCTGGGAGATTCTTTGGACGGCAGTTTTTTTGACACATCA CCAAGCAGAGAGCAGCTGATTGAACACTACCTCAACAGTACCCAGCAGGAAGCCGCCTCGGACACCACTTTCATGGG AAAATGTGGGACCATCTCCCCCTTTGATGACTTGGCCTTCGATATGTACCAGGACCCTCAAGTTGCTCACATCATTCGTCTCCTGGACCAAAAGAAGCAGGACATGGTCCGACAGGAGAGCTTCGAGGAGGCTAAGAATCTGAAACAGGCCATTGCAGATCTGCTGAAG GTTGGAGAGCGTTTGGCTCGATATGATGTGGAGAAGCGATGTGCCATTGAGAAGGAGGACTACGACTTggccaagaagaagaaggagctgatGGACGAGTACAGGAGGACTGTTTACCAGCAGCTTGAAGTCCACAACCTGCTGGATGTGGCAACG ATCACCAGTGCAGCAGGTCCGTCCCCAGCCCAGTGTCCTCCTCCGCTTCTGCCTTCTCCAGCCCGTCATCCTGTTCCCACCAAGGCCCTGTTGTCTACAGACACATTCaggaaagggaaaaagaaaagctctcaTCAACACCAGCTGTCAGTCAAGCAGACTGTTGTTCCAAAACACAGCAGCCTACCTGACATACCTTTCACCTCTGCTGCTGTACCCAAGATGGAT GTTACCAGCTTGCCTTATGACGAGAGGCCGCTGCCGGCCCTTCAGAGGAAAGATCGGCCAGTGGAGAGCATCCAGAGTCCAGCAGCGGAGCATTCCCCTAAATCTGATGTTCAACACACACCACAAGGACCAGAAATGGGCGGAGAGACAGAAATCCTGACAGAGAAAGCCCAGAGAGAAGCTGGCCTTCCAATAGAGGTCTACGGAGAGAGCTTA GTTGCTGGAGCGTATTCTAAAACCTGGGGCCACAGAGAAGATGCCCTGGTGACTGTGCACAACAGACTGCTGGAAGTGTCCTCGTCAGCCCCCAGGGAGGAGCTGAGAAACATGATAAGAGCTGCAGTCATGCTGGTCAAGAAGGCCCTGCTGGATAAAGTTACATCT GTTTTCCACGCATCACTGAAGCTGCTTCGGTTAATTCTGAGCCAGCTGATCCCGAGTCTCGGTCTGGGCCAGGCTGATGTAACCCACTGCTTGGAGCAGACCTTTCCCAACTTGCTGGCCAGAACTGGAGACTCTGCGAACCGCCTGCGGGCTGCAGCCATCATCTTTATACAG GAAATGGCCGTTTTGAAGGATGTCCGGGCCTTGCAGATAATCCCCGGTGAACTGGTGAAGCCTTTCAAATCCAACTTCCCCTCACGCCTGGCTCAGAGTCGGGCGGAGCTGATCGAGAAACTCCTCCAGGATCTGGGGACAGAGAAATCTGGCTTCACCCTGGAAAATGTAATCATG TTTTGTACAGGTGCGTTGGAGCACAGCGCTAAAGAGGTGCGGGAGCTGGCGGTGCGCATCATGTTAGCCATGTATCAGCAGCACAGGTCTGCCGTCCTCAGCTACCTTCCACCCAGCAACGCTGTCGCACGGAAGAACTTCCTCTACAAAACCCTTTTTGACGGCTTTGCTAAGGTTGATGGCAAGGTGGTGGAAACTCAG ACTTTAAAGAAGGGTGGAcaaaaggagaaggaggaagtcCACTCTCCTCAGGAGCGGGAGCAGCCGGCTGTCCTGAAAGACATCACA GAGCAAGAGAATGAAAGCGCCAAAGGAGAAACACCCAAAAAGGAACAACACAAAGTCAATAAAGAGTCTCTAAAAGGTGCCAAAGCAT GTGTCACCAAAGGGCCTCAGAGGAAACCGACTGGCAGTGTGGATAATTTACAGCACTCTATCAAGTATTTGGACAA CTTGTGCATATTCTGTGGTAAAAAAGATGAGTCATTCACAGAAGATGGATTGGACATCCACTACTGGAAACAGTGTCCGATGCTGCGGCGCTGCGACGAATGCAGACAG GTAGTTGAGATAGCCAGTTTCACGGAGCACCTACTGGGGGAATGTGAGAGCAGGTCCAAGTTCAGCCAGTGTTCCCGCTGCTCGGAGGCTGTGCACACAGAAGATCTGACTTGTCACGTTCAGGGTCCAACCTGTAACT CCCTCAGCTTGAGGAACGGCTCCACCGTAAACCACTGCCCTTTGTGTCACAGCAACTTTCCCCCTGGAGAGGAG GCCTGGAAGACTCACCTCATGGGCAGAGACGGCTGTAAGCAGAACTCACGCAGGACTGCGCTATCCCAGAAAACCCAGCCAGCACAAG GCAGGGCTGTGGGTGAAACTAAGCTGAAGCAGATGCTGTCGGTTGGAGCCGGACCCAGAGCCAGGCCCATGGGCAGAGGCAGTCGGATCCCGTCCCTGACGCCCTTGGCAAGGAAATATACACCAGGGAAGCGTTGA
- the cep104 gene encoding centrosomal protein of 104 kDa isoform X1, producing the protein MPKKIGFIVISSSSHEDDFSAKELMVHAPTVNGWRSSRLCSYPQHITLQLVERSRIRKLQLLAHQYLIPAKVEFHIGDSLLETSPLRPSGQLQRLGYVSLSDNEKTGFKARELKSVHVDAIGMCLRITLHRNHNNCYNHYNQVALVAINVLGDSLDGSFFDTSPSREQLIEHYLNSTQQEAASDTTFMGKCGTISPFDDLAFDMYQDPQVAHIIRLLDQKKQDMVRQESFEEAKNLKQAIADLLKVGERLARYDVEKRCAIEKEDYDLAKKKKELMDEYRRTVYQQLEVHNLLDVATITSAAGPSPAQCPPPLLPSPARHPVPTKALLSTDTFRKGKKKSSHQHQLSVKQTVVPKHSSLPDIPFTSAAVPKMDVTSLPYDERPLPALQRKDRPVESIQSPAAEHSPKSDVQHTPQGPEMGGETEILTEKAQREAGLPIEVYGESLVAGAYSKTWGHREDALVTVHNRLLEVSSSAPREELRNMIRAAVMLVKKALLDKVTSVFHASLKLLRLILSQLIPSLGLGQADVTHCLEQTFPNLLARTGDSANRLRAAAIIFIQEMAVLKDVRALQIIPGELVKPFKSNFPSRLAQSRAELIEKLLQDLGTEKSGFTLENVIMFCTGALEHSAKEVRELAVRIMLAMYQQHRSAVLSYLPPSNAVARKNFLYKTLFDGFAKVDGKVVETQTLKKGGQKEKEEVHSPQEREQPAVLKDITEQENESAKGETPKKEQHKVNKESLKGAKACVTKGPQRKPTGSVDNLQHSIKYLDNLCIFCGKKDESFTEDGLDIHYWKQCPMLRRCDECRQVVEIASFTEHLLGECESRSKFSQCSRCSEAVHTEDLTCHVQGPTCNSLSLRNGSTVNHCPLCHSNFPPGEEAWKTHLMGRDGCKQNSRRTALSQKTQPAQGRAVGETKLKQMLSVGAGPRARPMGRGSRIPSLTPLARKYTPGKR; encoded by the exons ATGCCCAAGAAGATAGGATTTATTGTAATCAGCTCTTCAAGTCATGAGGATGACTTCAGTGCAAAGGAGCTCATGGTCCACGCACCCACGGTCAACGGCTGGAGGTCCAGCAG gCTGTGCTCCTATCCTCAGCACATCACCCTTCAGCTGGTGGAGAGAAGCAGGATAAGGAAGCTGCAGCTTCTGGCTCACCAGTACCTGATCCCGGCAAAGGTTGAATTCCATATTGGAGACAGCCTCCTGGAAACCAGCCCTTTGAGGCCTTCTGGGCAGCTTCAGAGACTCGG GTATGTGTCTCTGTCAGATAATGAGAAGACGGGTTTTAAAGCTCGGGAGTTGAAGTCAGTCCATGTGGATGCCATTGGAATGTGTCTGAGAATAACCCTCCACAGGAACCATAACAACTGTTATAATCACTACAATCAG gTTGCTTTGGTTGCCATTAATGTTCTGGGAGATTCTTTGGACGGCAGTTTTTTTGACACATCA CCAAGCAGAGAGCAGCTGATTGAACACTACCTCAACAGTACCCAGCAGGAAGCCGCCTCGGACACCACTTTCATGGG AAAATGTGGGACCATCTCCCCCTTTGATGACTTGGCCTTCGATATGTACCAGGACCCTCAAGTTGCTCACATCATTCGTCTCCTGGACCAAAAGAAGCAGGACATGGTCCGACAGGAGAGCTTCGAGGAGGCTAAGAATCTGAAACAGGCCATTGCAGATCTGCTGAAG GTTGGAGAGCGTTTGGCTCGATATGATGTGGAGAAGCGATGTGCCATTGAGAAGGAGGACTACGACTTggccaagaagaagaaggagctgatGGACGAGTACAGGAGGACTGTTTACCAGCAGCTTGAAGTCCACAACCTGCTGGATGTGGCAACG ATCACCAGTGCAGCAGGTCCGTCCCCAGCCCAGTGTCCTCCTCCGCTTCTGCCTTCTCCAGCCCGTCATCCTGTTCCCACCAAGGCCCTGTTGTCTACAGACACATTCaggaaagggaaaaagaaaagctctcaTCAACACCAGCTGTCAGTCAAGCAGACTGTTGTTCCAAAACACAGCAGCCTACCTGACATACCTTTCACCTCTGCTGCTGTACCCAAGATGGAT GTTACCAGCTTGCCTTATGACGAGAGGCCGCTGCCGGCCCTTCAGAGGAAAGATCGGCCAGTGGAGAGCATCCAGAGTCCAGCAGCGGAGCATTCCCCTAAATCTGATGTTCAACACACACCACAAGGACCAGAAATGGGCGGAGAGACAGAAATCCTGACAGAGAAAGCCCAGAGAGAAGCTGGCCTTCCAATAGAGGTCTACGGAGAGAGCTTA GTTGCTGGAGCGTATTCTAAAACCTGGGGCCACAGAGAAGATGCCCTGGTGACTGTGCACAACAGACTGCTGGAAGTGTCCTCGTCAGCCCCCAGGGAGGAGCTGAGAAACATGATAAGAGCTGCAGTCATGCTGGTCAAGAAGGCCCTGCTGGATAAAGTTACATCT GTTTTCCACGCATCACTGAAGCTGCTTCGGTTAATTCTGAGCCAGCTGATCCCGAGTCTCGGTCTGGGCCAGGCTGATGTAACCCACTGCTTGGAGCAGACCTTTCCCAACTTGCTGGCCAGAACTGGAGACTCTGCGAACCGCCTGCGGGCTGCAGCCATCATCTTTATACAG GAAATGGCCGTTTTGAAGGATGTCCGGGCCTTGCAGATAATCCCCGGTGAACTGGTGAAGCCTTTCAAATCCAACTTCCCCTCACGCCTGGCTCAGAGTCGGGCGGAGCTGATCGAGAAACTCCTCCAGGATCTGGGGACAGAGAAATCTGGCTTCACCCTGGAAAATGTAATCATG TTTTGTACAGGTGCGTTGGAGCACAGCGCTAAAGAGGTGCGGGAGCTGGCGGTGCGCATCATGTTAGCCATGTATCAGCAGCACAGGTCTGCCGTCCTCAGCTACCTTCCACCCAGCAACGCTGTCGCACGGAAGAACTTCCTCTACAAAACCCTTTTTGACGGCTTTGCTAAGGTTGATGGCAAGGTGGTGGAAACTCAG ACTTTAAAGAAGGGTGGAcaaaaggagaaggaggaagtcCACTCTCCTCAGGAGCGGGAGCAGCCGGCTGTCCTGAAAGACATCACA GAGCAAGAGAATGAAAGCGCCAAAGGAGAAACACCCAAAAAGGAACAACACAAAGTCAATAAAGAGTCTCTAAAAGGTGCCAAAGCAT GTGTCACCAAAGGGCCTCAGAGGAAACCGACTGGCAGTGTGGATAATTTACAGCACTCTATCAAGTATTTGGACAA CTTGTGCATATTCTGTGGTAAAAAAGATGAGTCATTCACAGAAGATGGATTGGACATCCACTACTGGAAACAGTGTCCGATGCTGCGGCGCTGCGACGAATGCAGACAG GTAGTTGAGATAGCCAGTTTCACGGAGCACCTACTGGGGGAATGTGAGAGCAGGTCCAAGTTCAGCCAGTGTTCCCGCTGCTCGGAGGCTGTGCACACAGAAGATCTGACTTGTCACGTTCAGGGTCCAACCTGTAACT CCCTCAGCTTGAGGAACGGCTCCACCGTAAACCACTGCCCTTTGTGTCACAGCAACTTTCCCCCTGGAGAGGAG GCCTGGAAGACTCACCTCATGGGCAGAGACGGCTGTAAGCAGAACTCACGCAGGACTGCGCTATCCCAGAAAACCCAGCCAGCACAAG GCAGGGCTGTGGGTGAAACTAAGCTGAAGCAGATGCTGTCGGTTGGAGCCGGACCCAGAGCCAGGCCCATGGGCAGAGGCAGTCGGATCCCGTCCCTGACGCCCTTGGCAAGGAAATATACACCAGGGAAGCGTTGA